The Xenopus laevis strain J_2021 chromosome 7S, Xenopus_laevis_v10.1, whole genome shotgun sequence genome includes a window with the following:
- the LOC108697779 gene encoding ATP-sensitive inward rectifier potassium channel 11, producing MLARKGLLPDEFLITRLAEEGASHSQYRPKTRRARFVGKNGACNVAHKNIREQGRFLQDVFTTMVDLKWHHSLLIFTMTFICSWMLFAMAWWLIAFAHGDLGPKRGSFVPCVTNIQSFTSAFLFSIEVQVTIGFGGRMVTEQCPLAITVLIIQNISGLIINAVMLGCIFMKTAQANRRAETLIFSKHAVIACRDGKYRFMFRVGDLRKSMIISASIKIQIVKKTTTEEGEVIPISQVDIQVENPVGTNSIFLVSPLIVSHTIDERSPLYPFSAYDLCNGDLEVVAILEGVVETTGITTQARTSYLPDEILWGRRFVPIVTEEEGRYSVDYSKFGKTVKVHGPLCSPKDLAEGRYCALPRNEQHSKPKKRRGESHGAARKIVAENQPSDSDS from the coding sequence ATGCTAGCCAGGAAAGGACTTCTTCCTGACGAGTTCCTAATCACTCGCCTGGCAGAAGAAGGGGCTTCCCATTCCCAGTACAGACCCAAAACCAGAAGAGCACGTTTTGTGGGGAAAAATGGAGCCTGCAATGTGGCCCATAAGAACATTCGTGAGCAAGGACGATTCCTCCAAGATGTCTTCACAACCATGGTGGATCTTAAATGGCATCACAGTTTGCTTATCTTCACAATGACATTTATTTGCAGTTGGATGCTGTTTGCTATGGCTTGGTGGCTAATAGCTTTTGCCCATGGTGACCTTGGCCCAAAACGTGGCTCTTTTGTGCCTTGCGTAACTAACATCCAGTCTTTTACTTCAGCCTTCCTCTTCTCCATTGAAGTTCAAGTTACTATCGGATTCGGAGGCCGAATGGTGACTGAGCAGTGTCCTTTGGCCATAACAGTGctcattatacaaaatatatctGGGTTAATCATCAATGCAGTCATGTTGGgatgtatttttatgaaaaccGCTCAAGCCAACCGCCGGGCAGAAACATTGATTTTTAGCAAACATGCTGTTATAGCCTGTCGTGATGGGAAGTACCGCTTTATGTTCCGTGTGGGTGACTTGAGGAAAAGCATGATTATCAGTGCTTCcatcaaaatccaaattgtgAAGAAGACCACAACGGAAGAAGGAGAAGTCATTCCTATTTCCCAGGTCGACATCCAAGTGGAAAACCCTGTAGGGACTAATTCCATCTTCTTGGTATCCCCGCTGATTGTTAGCCACACCATTGATGAAAGAAGCCCACTATATCCCTTTTCAGCTTATGATCTTTGCAATGGAGATCTGGAGGTGGTGGCAATTCTGGAAGGTGTGGTGGAGACAACAGGTATCACTACCCAGGCAAGAACATCCTACTTACCAGATGAAATCCTTTGGGGCCGCCGGTTTGTTCCCATTGtcacagaagaagaaggcaggtACTCGGTAGACTATTCCAAGTTTGGAAAAACTGTCAAGGTGCATGGGCCCCTATGCAGCCCCAAAGACCTAGCTGAAGGTAGATATTGTGCACTGCCTAGAAATGAACAACATTCAAAGCCAAAGAAAAGAAGAGGTGAAAGTCATGGAGCTGCCAGGAAAATTGTTGCAGAAAATCAACCTAGCGATTCAGATTCTTAA